The following are encoded in a window of Amaranthus tricolor cultivar Red isolate AtriRed21 chromosome 2, ASM2621246v1, whole genome shotgun sequence genomic DNA:
- the LOC130806898 gene encoding DNA-directed RNA polymerase III subunit 1-like isoform X1 gives MAFLLTFSSKCYVSGKLKKGKTALQIVHDRPRENKNDEESGGSTLSFINPHDALLLFKQMLDQDCELLYLNDRPEKLVITNMCVPPLSLRSSVFVDGGIQRSGFSTYLHALLLVSGYLFLFYPKRIRVYYI, from the exons ATGGCATTTCTGCTGACATTTAGCAGCAAGTGTTATGTTTCAGGAAAGTTGAAAAAGGGTAAAACTGCATTGCAAATTGTTCATGATCGTCCGAGGGAGaataaaaatgatgaagaaagtgGAGGCTCCACTCTTTCCTTTATAAATCCTCATGATGCATTGTTATTATTTAAGCAAATGCTGGATCAG GATTGCGAGCTACTCTATTTGAATGATAGACCTGAAAAACTTGTAATTACCAACATGTGTGTTCCTCCTTTGTCCCTGCGTTCTTCTGTTTTTGTTGATGGTGGAATTCAAAGGTCTGGTTTCTCAACTTATCTGCATGCGCTGTTGCTTGTCTCTGGTTACCTTTTTCTGTTTTATCCAAAAAGAATTAGGGTCTATTATATCTAA
- the LOC130806898 gene encoding DNA-directed RNA polymerase III subunit 1-like isoform X2, producing the protein MAFLLTFSSKCYVSGKLKKGKTALQIVHDRPRENKNDEESGGSTLSFINPHDALLLFKQMLDQDCELLYLNDRPEKLVITNMCVPPLSLRSSVFVDGGIQRLLGGRFGARPMGLVR; encoded by the exons ATGGCATTTCTGCTGACATTTAGCAGCAAGTGTTATGTTTCAGGAAAGTTGAAAAAGGGTAAAACTGCATTGCAAATTGTTCATGATCGTCCGAGGGAGaataaaaatgatgaagaaagtgGAGGCTCCACTCTTTCCTTTATAAATCCTCATGATGCATTGTTATTATTTAAGCAAATGCTGGATCAG GATTGCGAGCTACTCTATTTGAATGATAGACCTGAAAAACTTGTAATTACCAACATGTGTGTTCCTCCTTTGTCCCTGCGTTCTTCTGTTTTTGTTGATGGTGGAATTCAAAG GTTATTGGGGGGGCGGTTTGGTGCTCGACCAATGGGCTTGGTGCGTTAG